Proteins encoded by one window of Bacillus sp. DTU_2020_1000418_1_SI_GHA_SEK_038:
- a CDS encoding helix-turn-helix transcriptional regulator, which translates to MEADKWGRRIRAFRKLKGYTQEGFAKELGVSVSILGEIERGNRMPALDLIERIAGLLNITVEDLAPPEENE; encoded by the coding sequence ATGGAAGCAGATAAATGGGGAAGACGTATTCGCGCTTTTCGAAAATTGAAAGGCTATACACAAGAGGGTTTTGCAAAGGAGCTAGGTGTATCTGTTTCCATTCTTGGTGAGATTGAAAGGGGAAACCGTATGCCTGCACTTGATTTAATTGAGCGGATCGCCGGCTTGCTAAATATTACCGTTGAAGATTTAGCGCCGCCGGAGGAAAATGAATAA
- a CDS encoding CtsR family transcriptional regulator — MSEREIVEIKRSEIADKFQCVPSQINYVINTRFTIEKGYAVESKRGGGGYIRIMKVQSHDDAHLIDQLLSLIQGRLAQSSAEDVIIRLVEEEIITEREAKIMLSVIDRSVLYIDLPYRDELRARMLKAMLTTLKYK; from the coding sequence ATGAGCGAAAGGGAAATTGTTGAAATAAAAAGAAGTGAAATTGCAGATAAATTCCAATGTGTTCCGTCCCAAATTAATTATGTTATTAATACGAGATTTACAATTGAAAAAGGCTATGCGGTTGAAAGTAAACGCGGCGGCGGCGGATATATAAGAATTATGAAAGTACAATCACATGACGATGCTCATTTAATTGACCAATTATTATCGTTAATTCAAGGGAGGCTGGCCCAGAGCAGTGCAGAGGATGTAATAATCCGACTTGTTGAAGAAGAGATTATTACAGAAAGAGAAGCAAAAATAATGTTAAGCGTTATCGACCGCTCTGTCTTGTATATTGATCTCCCTTATCGTGATGAACTCCGCGCAAGAATGCTTAAGGCCATGTTGACAACGTTAAAATATAAATAG
- the lysS gene encoding lysine--tRNA ligase produces the protein MSQNHEELNDQLIVRREKMNSLREKGLDPFGKRFERSHQSQDLIDQYGELEKEVLEEKNISVTIAGRIMTKRGKGKAGFAHIQDLSGQIQIYVRTDAVGEESYEIFDSADLGDLVGVSGTLFKTKVGELSIKVQAFELLTKALRPLPDKFHGLKDVEQRYRQRYLDLIMSDESKKTFVMRSRIIQSMRRYLDSQGYLEVETPMMHSIAGGASARPFITHHNALDMELYMRIAIELHLKRLIVGGLEKVYEIGRVFRNEGVSTRHNPEFTMIELYEAYADYRDIMSLTENLIAHIAQEVLGTTTVQYGEYEVDLKPEWKRLHMVDAIKEYTGVDFWKEMSKEEAHALAKEHGVEVTEHMLYGHVVNEFFEQKVEEKLIQPTFIYGHPVEISPLAKKNEKDQRFTDRFELFIVAREHANAFTELNDPIDQRERFEAQLKEREQGNDEAHMMDDDFIEALEYGMPPTGGLGIGIDRVVMLLTNSSSIRDVLLFPLMRHR, from the coding sequence GTGAGTCAGAATCATGAGGAATTAAATGACCAACTCATAGTCAGAAGGGAAAAAATGAATAGCCTGCGTGAGAAAGGGCTAGATCCATTTGGGAAAAGATTTGAGCGTTCTCATCAGTCTCAGGATTTAATCGATCAATATGGAGAACTTGAAAAAGAAGTATTAGAGGAAAAAAATATTTCAGTAACGATTGCTGGCCGTATTATGACAAAGCGCGGAAAAGGTAAAGCTGGTTTTGCACATATTCAAGACTTATCTGGCCAAATTCAAATCTATGTCCGTACTGATGCAGTAGGAGAAGAGAGCTATGAAATTTTCGATTCTGCTGATCTTGGAGATTTAGTTGGAGTATCTGGAACGCTTTTTAAAACAAAAGTAGGCGAGCTTTCTATAAAAGTACAAGCGTTTGAGCTTTTAACGAAAGCATTACGTCCGCTTCCTGATAAGTTCCACGGACTTAAGGATGTTGAACAGCGCTATCGCCAACGTTATTTAGATTTAATTATGAGTGATGAAAGTAAAAAGACGTTTGTTATGCGCAGCCGTATTATTCAATCAATGCGCCGTTACTTAGATAGCCAAGGATATTTAGAGGTTGAAACACCAATGATGCATTCCATTGCCGGCGGTGCATCAGCTCGTCCGTTTATTACTCATCATAATGCATTAGATATGGAGCTCTACATGAGAATTGCTATTGAGCTGCATTTAAAGCGTCTAATTGTCGGTGGGCTAGAAAAGGTTTATGAAATTGGCCGTGTTTTCCGAAACGAAGGGGTTTCAACTCGTCATAATCCTGAATTTACGATGATTGAACTATATGAAGCTTATGCTGATTACCGTGATATTATGAGTTTGACAGAGAATTTAATTGCCCATATCGCACAAGAAGTGCTTGGTACCACTACTGTTCAATATGGCGAATACGAAGTAGACCTTAAACCTGAGTGGAAAAGACTTCATATGGTTGATGCCATTAAAGAATATACAGGAGTTGACTTCTGGAAAGAGATGTCTAAGGAAGAAGCCCATGCTCTAGCAAAGGAACATGGAGTTGAAGTAACCGAGCATATGCTTTATGGCCACGTTGTAAATGAATTCTTTGAGCAAAAGGTAGAAGAAAAGTTAATTCAGCCAACATTTATTTACGGACATCCAGTAGAAATTTCGCCTCTTGCTAAGAAAAATGAGAAAGACCAAAGATTTACGGATCGTTTTGAGTTGTTCATTGTCGCTCGTGAGCATGCAAATGCATTTACTGAATTAAATGATCCAATTGATCAAAGAGAGCGTTTTGAAGCTCAGTTAAAAGAACGTGAACAGGGTAATGATGAAGCTCATATGATGGACGATGATTTCATCGAAGCATTAGAATATGGCATGCCTCCAACAGGTGGATTAGGGATCGGGATTGACCGCGTCGTTATGTTATTAACGAATTCTTCATCTATTAGAGATGTGCTTCTTTTCCCACTTATGCGCCATCGTTAA
- the dusB gene encoding tRNA dihydrouridine synthase DusB: MFKIGDIDLKNRVVLAPMAGVCNSAFRLTVKEFGAGLVCAEMVSDKGIVLKNKKTMNMLYIDEREKPLSLQIFGGEKETLIEAAQFVDKSTNADIIDINMGCPVPKITKCDAGAKWLLDPDKIYEMVSAVTNAVEKPVTVKMRMGWDEDHIYAVRNAQAVESAGGKAVALHGRTRVQMYEGKANWDIIREVKQNINIPLIGNGDVQTPQDAKRMLEETGCDGVMIGRAALGNPWMIYRTVKYLETGELMGEPSIRDKIDVCILHLDRLIALKNENIAVREMRKHAAWYLKGIRGNANARNAINTCETREDLVALLNAIVIEAEEKERSLTQAG, from the coding sequence TTGTTTAAAATTGGCGACATTGATTTGAAAAATCGAGTCGTGCTTGCTCCTATGGCTGGCGTGTGCAACTCAGCATTCCGTCTGACTGTTAAAGAATTTGGAGCGGGGCTTGTATGTGCTGAAATGGTCAGTGACAAAGGAATTGTTTTAAAAAATAAAAAGACAATGAATATGCTTTATATAGATGAACGTGAAAAGCCGCTTAGTCTGCAAATTTTCGGCGGAGAAAAGGAAACCTTAATTGAAGCGGCTCAATTTGTAGATAAGAGTACAAATGCTGATATTATTGATATTAATATGGGCTGCCCTGTTCCGAAAATCACAAAATGTGATGCGGGGGCAAAATGGCTGCTGGACCCAGATAAAATTTATGAAATGGTTTCGGCTGTAACGAATGCTGTAGAGAAGCCGGTTACTGTTAAGATGCGAATGGGCTGGGATGAAGATCATATTTACGCTGTCCGCAACGCTCAAGCCGTTGAAAGTGCCGGGGGAAAAGCGGTTGCTCTTCACGGACGTACACGTGTGCAAATGTATGAGGGAAAAGCAAATTGGGATATCATTCGCGAAGTAAAGCAGAACATCAACATTCCTTTAATCGGAAATGGTGATGTTCAGACCCCTCAGGATGCTAAGCGAATGCTTGAAGAAACTGGCTGTGATGGTGTCATGATCGGCCGAGCTGCACTTGGAAACCCGTGGATGATCTATCGTACTGTTAAGTATTTGGAAACAGGAGAATTAATGGGAGAGCCAAGTATTCGCGATAAAATTGATGTATGCATCCTTCACCTTGACCGCTTGATTGCTTTGAAAAATGAGAATATAGCTGTTCGTGAAATGCGTAAGCATGCGGCATGGTACTTAAAAGGGATCCGCGGAAACGCAAATGCAAGAAACGCCATCAATACATGCGAAACAAGAGAGGATCTTGTTGCCTTGCTAAATGCAATTGTTATAGAGGCTGAAGAGAAGGAAAGAAGCCTGACCCAAGCTGGGTAA